TGTTAAAGCCAGCTGTTCCAACGATTTGGATGCCTGTTTCTTTGGAAATTTGCGCCACATCGAGCACGCGTCTGCCGTAATCAACCGCGGTTGCATCGACAATTGTTTTGCCTCCTAAATCCGCGAAATCTTGTACATCAAGCTGCGATTTTTCTTTATCATCCAAAAGTAAATCATCGGCATCTCGCTCTTGCCAGTAAGCCGGTACACAAACGATGTGCTCGTGTGAATAAGTGAAGCCCAACTGATCCGGGGCAATATCTCCATAAAAAGTACGAATAAAACTCATTTTTTAAAACTTCCTTTCAAAAAACCTCTTCCTCTTGAATGCTAGACAAGGAAGAGGTTTAGATTTTACTTAAAAGAATAACTTCGCTAACATGCTGACAATTGGTCCGAGGATAAACATATCTGAGTCGGCTGCCCACATTGCTGTATCTGGAACAGTCGTATTGATAAAGAAGGTAACCATAATATATTGTCCCCAAGCAACAACCGTAGCCGTTAAGAATCCACCTATCAAGGCGCCTCTCACCCCACCAGTTGAGTTACCGAATACACCAGCAACTGCCCCGTGGAAGAAGAGAACAATCATTGTTGGCACAAACACGTAGCCAACTGTATTTCCAAGTACTACTAACCAGATAATCGCTCCAATGAACGCACCCACGAAACCGATAATTACGGAGTTTGGTGCATATGGATAAACGATTGGCGCATCCAGTGCAGGTTTCGCACCCGGTACAAGTTTTGTTGCAATACCATTGAAGGCCGGTACGATTTCACCGATAAACATCCGCACACCTACAAGAACGATGGCGATACCAGCCGCAAACGTAAAGGACTGAACGATGGAGTATACGATAAAGCTTTGATTTCCAGCTTCTGCGATTAATTTTTCTGCTCCCGGTGTTTTCTTCACCATCAGAATCACTGCACCAACTACGAACAGAATCCCCATTGTAAGAGCGGTAATAACGTTAGAGTCACGTAGGAACTCTAATTTTTTCGGTAAATTAATATGTTCTGCATCATTTTTCTTATTCCCAAACACTTTTCCTAGTAAAGCGGATAGAATTGCTACACTGGATGAAGTATGTCCTAACGCGACGTTATCATTTCCAGTAATTTTACGTAAGAATGGTTGTGTAATCGCTGGTTGTAATGTCCAGTAAAGACCCATAATTACTGCTAAGAAGAGTACAAGTCCCCAGAACGGAATATCTCCGCCGACAGCTTGCACAGTAATTCCTGCAAAAATAGTCGTTGTCCAGAACATCATATGACCAGTTAAATAAATGTACTTAAATGGTGTAAATCTTGCTAATAATACGTTGACTAAAAATCCAAGAGTCATCGCAAGCGTTACCGCACTACCAAATTTTGCATTAAAGGCTTCTTGTCCTAAAAACCCTGCAAGTGGCGGTGTTTCAAGCCCGAATACTTCTTTCCACATTGGTTCAAAAATCCCAAGAGAACCAGTAATAACAGCCGCACCAGCGTTAATAATTAAGAATCCAATAATGGCTTTGAACGTTCCGCTAATCACTTGGCTTAAATTTTTCTTCTGTAAAAGTAACCCGAGAAGTACGATAAAACCTAAAAGTATGGCTGGGGTTCCAAAAAAGTTATTGGCAATCCACGTAATAATCTCCATTTTTTTCCCACCTTTTTTTGTCTTATTTAACTATTTATTGCTTCAGATAATGCCGTTTTAATTTC
The sequence above is drawn from the Listeria monocytogenes genome and encodes:
- a CDS encoding PTS ascorbate transporter subunit IIC translates to MEIITWIANNFFGTPAILLGFIVLLGLLLQKKNLSQVISGTFKAIIGFLIINAGAAVITGSLGIFEPMWKEVFGLETPPLAGFLGQEAFNAKFGSAVTLAMTLGFLVNVLLARFTPFKYIYLTGHMMFWTTTIFAGITVQAVGGDIPFWGLVLFLAVIMGLYWTLQPAITQPFLRKITGNDNVALGHTSSSVAILSALLGKVFGNKKNDAEHINLPKKLEFLRDSNVITALTMGILFVVGAVILMVKKTPGAEKLIAEAGNQSFIVYSIVQSFTFAAGIAIVLVGVRMFIGEIVPAFNGIATKLVPGAKPALDAPIVYPYAPNSVIIGFVGAFIGAIIWLVVLGNTVGYVFVPTMIVLFFHGAVAGVFGNSTGGVRGALIGGFLTATVVAWGQYIMVTFFINTTVPDTAMWAADSDMFILGPIVSMLAKLFF